A genomic segment from Kyrpidia tusciae DSM 2912 encodes:
- the prmA gene encoding 50S ribosomal protein L11 methyltransferase, with amino-acid sequence MNDLWTVVELRTTKEAVEAVTAKMRDLGAQGVAVEEADPLGPDFVPKFGEIYEPEQTAGRPGMGNKDAASESPGALRWAEVADSAVGPGEAVVTGYWPGGPDQWRHISALLKNWLDLLPTWGLDSGKGDIAVRTVREADWADAWKQYYHPVTVRGREGVLTVCPAWETYMPELGEVVVRIDPGVAFGTGTHETTRLCLGWLLDEVTPGCRVLDVGCGSGILSVSAAALGAGRVLAVDLDSLAVDAARHNVEVAGVADRVEVRRGDLLDGIEERGDLIVANLLADLVERLLPDVPRCLTAEGRFLASGILVEQEDRVARAMEAAGLAVREIRREGAWCALSGELFR; translated from the coding sequence GTGAATGATCTGTGGACCGTGGTGGAGTTGCGCACGACGAAAGAGGCCGTCGAGGCGGTGACGGCGAAGATGCGGGATCTCGGGGCGCAGGGGGTGGCCGTTGAGGAGGCCGACCCCTTGGGCCCTGATTTTGTGCCTAAATTCGGCGAGATCTACGAGCCAGAACAAACGGCGGGAAGACCAGGGATGGGCAACAAGGATGCAGCCTCGGAGAGTCCCGGGGCTCTCAGGTGGGCGGAGGTCGCCGACTCGGCGGTGGGGCCCGGTGAGGCGGTGGTCACGGGGTATTGGCCCGGGGGACCGGATCAATGGCGGCATATCTCCGCTCTCCTCAAAAATTGGTTGGACTTGCTCCCCACATGGGGTCTCGATTCCGGCAAGGGCGACATCGCCGTCCGCACCGTACGGGAGGCGGACTGGGCCGATGCGTGGAAACAGTATTATCACCCGGTGACGGTCAGGGGCCGGGAGGGTGTCCTCACCGTCTGTCCGGCATGGGAGACCTATATGCCGGAGCTTGGAGAAGTGGTGGTCCGAATCGATCCCGGCGTGGCCTTTGGCACCGGCACCCACGAAACAACCCGTCTGTGCCTGGGATGGCTCTTGGACGAAGTCACCCCGGGGTGTCGGGTGTTGGACGTGGGGTGCGGGTCTGGTATTCTCTCGGTCTCGGCGGCGGCTCTCGGTGCCGGGCGGGTTCTGGCTGTGGATCTGGACTCCCTGGCGGTGGACGCGGCCCGGCACAATGTAGAGGTGGCCGGCGTGGCGGATCGGGTAGAAGTGCGGCGGGGAGACCTGCTGGACGGCATTGAGGAGCGCGGGGACCTGATCGTAGCGAACCTTTTGGCTGACCTTGTCGAGCGATTGCTGCCCGATGTCCCGAGGTGCTTGACAGCCGAGGGGCGGTTTCTCGCCTCCGGGATTCTTGTGGAACAAGAGGATCGGGTGGCCCGGGCGATGGAGGCTGCGGGCCTGGCGGTTCGAGAGATCCGCCGGGAGGGAGCTTGGTGTGCCTTGTCGGGTGAACTTTTCCGGTGA
- the dnaK gene encoding molecular chaperone DnaK, whose amino-acid sequence MGKVIGIDLGTTNSCVAVMEGGEPVVIPNAEGGRTTPSVVAFTKTGERLVGDVAKRQAITNPDRTIISIKRHMGSDYRVTIDDKSYTPQQISAMILQKLKADAEAYLGETVTQAVITVPAYFNDSQRQATVDAGKIAGLDVLRIVNEPTAASLAYGLDKEEDQTILVFDLGGGTFDVSILELGDGVFEVKATSGNNRLGGDDFDQRIIDYLIDQFKKETGIDLGQDRMALQRLKDAAEKAKKELSSALTTTISLPFISADATGPKHLEVNLTRAKFEELTADLVEMTLGPTRQALADAGLNPSQIDKVILVGGSTRIPAVQEAIRKFIGKEPSKGVNPDEVVAVGAAIQAGVLTGEVKDIVLLDVTPLSLGIETLGGVFTKLIERNTTIPTSKSQVFTTAADNQTSVEIHVLQGEREMARDNKTLGRFTLSDIPPAPRGVPQIEVTFDIDANGIVNVSAKDLGTGKSQKITITASSGLSKEEVERMVKEAQAHAEEDRKRREEIEIRNQADSLVYSTDKTLKDIGDKVDKSDVERAEAAKQKVKDALAGNDIEAIKKAMDELQQVVQQLSVKLYQQTSANTAQTGSATGGAAGGGKEEKVVDADYTVVDDDKK is encoded by the coding sequence ATGGGAAAAGTCATCGGCATTGACCTGGGTACCACCAACTCGTGCGTGGCGGTCATGGAGGGCGGTGAGCCCGTGGTCATCCCCAATGCCGAAGGGGGCCGCACCACGCCGTCGGTGGTGGCGTTTACGAAAACTGGAGAACGGTTGGTGGGGGACGTCGCCAAACGTCAAGCCATCACCAACCCGGATCGGACCATCATTTCCATCAAACGTCATATGGGGTCCGATTACCGGGTGACGATCGATGACAAATCTTACACACCCCAGCAGATCTCGGCGATGATCCTGCAGAAATTGAAAGCGGATGCCGAGGCGTATCTCGGAGAGACCGTCACCCAAGCGGTGATCACCGTGCCGGCGTATTTTAATGACAGCCAGCGCCAGGCCACGGTGGATGCCGGCAAAATCGCCGGCCTGGATGTGTTGCGGATCGTCAACGAGCCGACGGCGGCCTCCCTGGCCTACGGCTTGGACAAAGAAGAAGATCAGACCATCCTCGTGTTCGACCTGGGTGGCGGCACTTTCGACGTGTCGATCCTCGAACTGGGGGACGGCGTGTTTGAGGTCAAGGCCACCAGTGGGAACAACCGTTTGGGGGGAGACGACTTCGATCAGAGAATCATCGATTATCTGATCGATCAGTTCAAAAAAGAGACGGGGATTGATCTGGGTCAAGACCGGATGGCTCTTCAGCGGCTGAAAGACGCGGCGGAAAAGGCGAAAAAAGAGCTATCCAGCGCCTTGACCACGACGATCTCCCTGCCTTTTATCTCGGCGGATGCCACGGGGCCGAAACATTTGGAGGTCAACCTCACCCGGGCCAAATTCGAAGAGTTGACGGCTGACCTCGTGGAGATGACCCTGGGGCCCACCCGCCAGGCCTTGGCCGATGCGGGCCTGAACCCTTCGCAAATTGACAAAGTCATCCTGGTGGGTGGATCCACCCGCATTCCGGCGGTACAGGAAGCGATTCGGAAATTTATCGGCAAAGAGCCGTCCAAGGGCGTAAACCCGGACGAAGTGGTGGCGGTTGGGGCGGCCATCCAGGCCGGAGTGTTGACCGGCGAGGTCAAGGACATCGTGTTGTTGGATGTCACCCCTCTGTCCCTGGGGATTGAAACGTTGGGTGGGGTGTTCACGAAGCTGATCGAGCGCAACACGACGATCCCCACCTCGAAGAGCCAGGTGTTCACCACTGCGGCGGATAACCAGACGTCGGTGGAGATCCACGTGCTCCAAGGCGAGCGAGAGATGGCCCGGGACAACAAGACGTTGGGTCGCTTTACATTGTCCGATATTCCTCCCGCGCCCCGGGGGGTGCCCCAGATCGAGGTGACCTTCGACATCGATGCGAATGGGATCGTGAATGTCTCCGCCAAAGATCTGGGGACGGGAAAAAGCCAAAAGATCACGATCACGGCGTCCAGCGGGCTGTCCAAAGAGGAAGTGGAGCGGATGGTGAAGGAAGCCCAGGCCCACGCCGAAGAAGACCGCAAGCGCCGGGAAGAAATCGAGATCCGCAACCAGGCGGATTCCCTGGTTTATAGCACGGATAAAACCCTTAAAGATATCGGGGACAAAGTGGACAAATCTGACGTGGAACGGGCCGAGGCGGCGAAGCAAAAGGTGAAGGACGCTCTGGCCGGAAACGATATAGAAGCAATCAAGAAAGCCATGGACGAATTGCAACAGGTCGTCCAGCAATTGTCGGTGAAACTGTACCAACAGACATCGGCGAATACCGCCCAAACGGGTTCTGCGACCGGCGGGGCCGCGGGCGGCGGGAAAGAGGAAAAAGTGGTGGACGCCGATTACACTGTGGTGGACGACGACAAAAAGTGA
- a CDS encoding alkaline phosphatase PhoX: MRGKKQKPVKWMGPLLGLALVFPLIPIADAASGEAAIRSVEFEGMEAPKTAEDMARVYTTAKVKVTYADRSVKIFPLTYKPLFKSTDAVGGTVAGIAVDANGKPIMDTSNPDKPVPYVSDAPDANSLFQVPGAPPTGLGGNPLSLVTHYEYVTSDQAGNSAYGLVPASMSHTVIDQNRETGELTPVKLDKIDFSGVGGLWIPCNGSLTPWNTHLGSEEYDPDARAFEADPTETFVGPFVRAYYQDPDKKGNPYAYGYVPEVIVRPDQSTTVVKHYSLGRFSHELAKVAPDMKTVLFGDDGAYTMLFMYVADRPRDLSSGTLYAAKWIQKASDNGGAADLKWIRLGHATDSEIKGYIDRGIAFSDMFESSDGPAEGFQAVKTYPSGKIEYLKVKPGMEQAAAFLEPRRYGALLGATSEFNKMEGVTVNAADGKLYVAMSSVEKSMESSSKDPVDDIHVNKIKSGAVYELPFAAGQKDADGAPIRSAYVPTSMKGLVVGRDLPAPDAKGGTADDNWVANPDNLSYSEALRTLFIGEDSGMHANNYVWAYQIDSGRLSRILSVPAGAEATGLQAVDNLNGFSYVMSNFQHPGDEMILPEPLKSEVENYITRDFDNKKAGMVGYIAGLPTIGAQDRGLPGLGNVLVELRRAAEAAGADIRWNEITREVTLEYRGHRLQFRVGEMAAWMDGRQVDLPHPPELRDGRMMVPQRILEQFLAR; encoded by the coding sequence ATGCGAGGAAAGAAGCAGAAACCGGTCAAATGGATGGGGCCTTTGCTGGGTCTTGCCCTGGTATTTCCACTCATTCCCATAGCCGATGCGGCCTCGGGGGAGGCGGCGATCCGGTCGGTGGAGTTTGAAGGGATGGAAGCCCCAAAAACTGCGGAGGATATGGCCAGAGTTTATACCACGGCGAAAGTCAAAGTGACCTATGCCGACCGCTCTGTAAAGATTTTCCCTCTCACGTACAAGCCCCTCTTTAAAAGCACCGACGCCGTGGGAGGCACGGTGGCGGGGATCGCAGTGGATGCCAACGGAAAACCCATCATGGATACCAGCAACCCCGACAAGCCGGTGCCTTACGTGTCAGATGCCCCGGACGCCAACAGTCTCTTCCAGGTGCCCGGAGCTCCCCCCACCGGCCTTGGCGGGAACCCTTTGTCCCTCGTGACTCACTACGAGTATGTGACCAGCGATCAGGCCGGGAACTCGGCCTATGGGTTGGTGCCCGCCAGTATGAGCCACACGGTGATCGATCAGAACCGGGAAACCGGGGAGTTGACGCCGGTGAAGTTGGACAAAATCGATTTTTCCGGGGTGGGCGGACTGTGGATCCCCTGTAACGGATCCCTGACCCCCTGGAACACCCATCTGGGCAGTGAAGAATACGACCCGGACGCCCGGGCTTTTGAGGCGGACCCGACAGAGACTTTTGTCGGTCCTTTCGTCCGGGCCTATTATCAGGATCCGGACAAGAAGGGGAATCCTTATGCCTACGGCTACGTGCCCGAGGTGATCGTGCGCCCGGACCAGTCCACCACGGTGGTGAAGCATTACAGTCTCGGCCGATTCTCTCACGAGCTGGCCAAGGTGGCTCCGGACATGAAGACGGTGCTGTTCGGGGATGACGGCGCTTATACGATGTTGTTCATGTACGTTGCGGACCGCCCCAGGGATTTGTCCTCGGGAACCCTTTATGCCGCCAAATGGATCCAGAAGGCTTCGGATAACGGCGGGGCTGCAGACCTGAAGTGGATCCGCCTCGGCCATGCCACGGACAGCGAGATCAAAGGGTACATCGACCGGGGCATTGCCTTCAGCGACATGTTCGAGAGCTCGGACGGGCCGGCTGAGGGCTTTCAGGCGGTGAAGACCTATCCTTCCGGGAAAATCGAATATCTCAAAGTGAAGCCCGGGATGGAGCAGGCGGCGGCGTTCTTGGAGCCTCGCCGGTACGGAGCGCTGCTCGGAGCGACATCGGAGTTTAACAAGATGGAGGGCGTAACCGTCAACGCGGCGGACGGCAAGCTGTACGTGGCCATGTCGTCGGTGGAGAAGTCCATGGAAAGCAGCAGCAAAGACCCGGTGGACGATATTCACGTCAATAAAATCAAGTCTGGCGCCGTCTATGAACTGCCCTTTGCCGCAGGGCAGAAAGATGCCGATGGGGCGCCCATTCGAAGTGCCTATGTCCCGACATCGATGAAAGGGCTGGTGGTGGGCCGGGACCTCCCGGCTCCGGATGCCAAGGGAGGCACCGCCGACGATAACTGGGTGGCCAACCCCGACAATCTGTCGTACTCCGAAGCCCTGCGGACCCTCTTTATCGGTGAAGACAGCGGAATGCACGCCAACAATTACGTCTGGGCGTACCAGATCGACTCAGGGCGGCTTTCGAGGATCCTGTCGGTGCCCGCCGGAGCGGAAGCGACCGGGCTTCAAGCGGTGGACAACCTGAATGGATTTAGCTACGTCATGAGTAATTTCCAACACCCCGGAGATGAAATGATCCTGCCGGAACCCTTGAAGAGCGAAGTGGAAAATTACATTACGCGGGATTTTGACAACAAAAAAGCGGGGATGGTGGGGTACATCGCCGGCCTGCCGACGATAGGGGCGCAAGACCGCGGACTTCCGGGGCTGGGGAATGTCCTCGTAGAGTTGCGCCGGGCCGCTGAAGCGGCGGGGGCGGACATCCGGTGGAATGAGATCACCCGGGAAGTGACCCTCGAGTACCGCGGCCACCGTCTGCAGTTTCGGGTCGGGGAGATGGCCGCTTGGATGGACGGCCGACAAGTGGACCTGCCCCATCCCCCGGAACTACGAGATGGCCGGATGATGGTCCCTCAGCGGATTTTGGAGCAATTCTTGGCTCGGTAA
- the paaA gene encoding 1,2-phenylacetyl-CoA epoxidase subunit PaaA codes for MKEAATVSEEAKMQQFMERINRGERIEATDWMPDEYRHLVLKQIHMHGISEVMGAYPEKEWVPKAPTLRRKLAIMAKVQDEVGHGQLLLRVAEDIAAPWGKVRDDMIEDLFVNKVKFHNVFHMEARTWADAGLIGWLVDGSAIITQVSLLGSSYGPYARVLKRIAAEESFHMQHGESICLALANGTPAQKEMLQDALNRWWESLMFFFGPPLMSSAAQKMMDYRIRTKTNEQLRQKFLTRYVPRIRALGLEIPDPALRYDEEKKVWSYTQPDWEKFYHIVKHNAGPKSQERLALRKQAHEGQRWVREAMSRTREKEKDLAVV; via the coding sequence ATGAAGGAGGCGGCGACGGTGAGCGAAGAAGCGAAGATGCAGCAATTTATGGAACGCATCAACCGCGGCGAGCGGATTGAAGCCACGGACTGGATGCCGGATGAGTACCGGCACTTGGTGCTCAAGCAGATCCACATGCACGGGATCAGCGAGGTGATGGGGGCATACCCGGAGAAGGAGTGGGTCCCTAAGGCCCCGACCTTGCGGCGCAAGTTGGCAATTATGGCCAAGGTTCAGGATGAAGTCGGCCATGGGCAATTACTGCTGAGGGTGGCGGAGGATATCGCAGCTCCCTGGGGGAAAGTCCGGGATGACATGATCGAGGATCTGTTTGTCAACAAGGTCAAGTTTCATAATGTCTTCCATATGGAGGCCCGAACCTGGGCGGATGCTGGGCTGATCGGATGGCTGGTGGACGGATCGGCGATTATCACCCAGGTTTCTTTGCTGGGGTCGTCTTACGGGCCGTATGCCCGGGTTCTGAAGCGCATTGCGGCGGAAGAGAGTTTTCACATGCAGCACGGGGAATCGATTTGCCTGGCTTTGGCGAACGGAACTCCGGCCCAGAAAGAGATGCTGCAGGATGCCCTCAACCGCTGGTGGGAATCTCTCATGTTTTTCTTTGGGCCTCCGCTGATGTCTTCGGCGGCTCAGAAGATGATGGATTATCGCATCCGCACGAAGACCAACGAACAGTTGCGGCAGAAGTTTTTGACCAGGTATGTACCGCGGATTCGGGCACTTGGACTGGAGATTCCAGATCCGGCCCTTCGCTATGACGAAGAGAAAAAGGTCTGGAGCTACACCCAGCCCGATTGGGAGAAGTTCTACCACATCGTGAAACACAACGCCGGGCCCAAGTCCCAAGAGCGGTTGGCGCTGCGGAAACAGGCTCATGAAGGCCAGCGCTGGGTGCGAGAAGCGATGAGTCGGACCCGGGAAAAAGAGAAAGATTTGGCCGTGGTCTGA
- the dnaJ gene encoding molecular chaperone DnaJ, with the protein MSKRDYYEVLGVERGASAEEIKKAYRKLARRYHPDVNKEDPQAADKFKEINEAYEVLSDPEKRSRYDQFGHAGVGQGAGFEGGPGGPGGTGFDFGDFGGFGDIFDMFFGGGRQRAGPQRGTDLEYDLSLEFREAAFGVEKEIRVPRTEACDRCGGSGARPGTRVERCPVCGGTGQQENVVNTPLGRMVTRRPCSRCKGEGRIIPDPCPKCQGRGQIRVVRTVSVKVPAGVDTGNRIRMAGHGEPGTRGGPPGDLFIVIHVRPDPVFQRDGFDVHCQVPITFVQAALGDDIEVPTLEGRAQLRIPPGTQTGTAFRLKGQGIPRLRGGGRGDEHVQVFVVTPTRLSDRARRLLRELGEELGEDIHEQNQTFFERMKSAFGRDGRNG; encoded by the coding sequence GTGAGCAAGCGCGATTATTATGAGGTGCTCGGCGTTGAGCGGGGGGCATCCGCCGAGGAGATTAAAAAGGCCTATCGGAAACTGGCGCGCCGTTATCACCCCGATGTGAACAAAGAGGATCCCCAGGCGGCCGATAAATTCAAGGAGATCAACGAAGCTTACGAGGTTCTATCCGACCCGGAAAAAAGAAGCCGATACGACCAGTTTGGCCACGCGGGGGTCGGGCAGGGGGCAGGCTTTGAAGGCGGTCCGGGAGGCCCGGGGGGAACCGGGTTTGATTTTGGGGATTTTGGCGGATTCGGGGATATCTTTGACATGTTCTTCGGCGGGGGCCGGCAGCGGGCCGGTCCGCAGCGAGGGACGGATTTGGAATACGACCTCTCCCTCGAATTCCGGGAAGCGGCCTTCGGGGTGGAGAAGGAAATTCGCGTGCCAAGGACGGAGGCCTGCGACCGCTGCGGAGGCAGCGGTGCCCGGCCCGGGACCCGGGTGGAACGTTGCCCGGTGTGCGGAGGGACGGGTCAACAGGAAAATGTCGTCAATACCCCCTTGGGCCGGATGGTTACCCGAAGGCCGTGTTCCCGCTGTAAAGGGGAAGGGCGGATTATCCCGGATCCTTGCCCAAAATGCCAAGGCCGCGGTCAGATACGGGTGGTGCGCACAGTGAGCGTCAAAGTCCCCGCCGGCGTGGATACGGGCAACCGCATTCGGATGGCGGGCCACGGGGAGCCGGGCACCCGGGGCGGCCCGCCCGGCGATTTGTTTATCGTGATCCACGTCCGCCCGGATCCGGTGTTTCAGCGGGACGGGTTCGACGTGCATTGCCAGGTCCCCATTACTTTTGTCCAGGCGGCTCTCGGGGACGATATCGAGGTGCCGACTCTGGAGGGTCGTGCACAGTTGAGGATACCTCCGGGCACCCAGACGGGCACTGCGTTTCGCCTCAAAGGTCAGGGCATTCCCCGGCTGCGAGGTGGGGGACGGGGCGATGAACACGTCCAGGTGTTCGTGGTCACGCCGACCCGCCTTTCCGACCGAGCCCGGCGTTTGTTGCGGGAGTTGGGCGAGGAGTTGGGGGAGGACATCCACGAACAAAACCAGACCTTTTTCGAGCGCATGAAAAGCGCCTTTGGCCGGGATGGGCGGAACGGCTGA
- a CDS encoding alpha/beta fold hydrolase: MRVHRRVTKRRVEGGGGLWLYVEESGNPSGRPIVFFHGYSQNHLVWLKQTHSDLAEEFRLIAVDLRGHGRSDKPQGVYGDSRLWAEDVAGILRALELAQPVLVGWSYSGLVLCDYVRHYGQEAIGGLVFVGAVTRTGVKESFADLGDEFVALVRPSFSNVVTERQSAMEQLIHLTMNGLLSEEEFYLFLGFNGVVPPHVREGMMKRKLSNDDLLPTLQKPVLIVHGSEDQVVLPAAAERHAGMIPKARLRIYPRAGHSPFWEDPGRFNENLREFVRSI, encoded by the coding sequence ATGAGGGTGCACAGGCGTGTGACGAAACGACGGGTGGAGGGCGGGGGCGGACTTTGGCTCTACGTGGAGGAAAGCGGAAATCCCTCGGGTCGACCCATCGTGTTTTTCCACGGTTATTCCCAGAATCACTTGGTCTGGCTGAAACAGACCCATTCCGATCTGGCGGAAGAATTCCGTCTGATCGCGGTGGATCTCCGGGGCCACGGGAGATCCGACAAGCCTCAGGGGGTATACGGCGATTCTCGGCTTTGGGCGGAGGATGTGGCTGGGATTCTCCGGGCTTTGGAGCTGGCCCAGCCGGTTCTTGTAGGATGGTCGTACAGCGGACTTGTGCTCTGCGATTATGTGCGGCATTACGGCCAGGAGGCGATCGGTGGCCTGGTTTTCGTCGGCGCCGTGACCCGGACTGGGGTTAAAGAGTCTTTTGCGGATTTGGGAGATGAGTTTGTGGCCCTGGTTCGGCCTTCCTTTTCAAACGTGGTAACCGAAAGACAGTCCGCCATGGAGCAATTGATCCATCTCACCATGAACGGGTTACTGTCCGAAGAAGAATTCTATCTTTTTCTCGGCTTTAACGGGGTGGTTCCGCCTCATGTCCGGGAGGGAATGATGAAGAGGAAGCTGTCCAATGATGATCTTTTGCCAACCCTTCAAAAACCGGTGTTGATCGTGCACGGAAGTGAAGACCAGGTCGTGCTCCCGGCGGCGGCGGAGCGGCACGCGGGCATGATCCCCAAGGCCCGGCTCCGGATCTATCCCCGCGCCGGACACAGTCCCTTCTGGGAAGATCCCGGACGATTTAACGAGAATTTACGGGAATTTGTCCGATCCATTTGA
- a CDS encoding phenylacetic acid degradation protein: MQLNGSAGDYEVYEVFVQYDPLEHHVHVGSVVSSSGEMALQVARENFLRRDDAVNLWVVPRGQVFATSYEDADFFAKEMDHSYREASGYPENAKLWKSFKQRAIELEDLIRD; encoded by the coding sequence ATGCAGTTGAACGGTTCAGCCGGGGATTACGAGGTTTATGAAGTCTTTGTTCAGTACGATCCCCTGGAGCACCACGTGCACGTGGGGAGTGTGGTGTCTTCCTCGGGAGAAATGGCCCTTCAGGTGGCCCGGGAGAATTTTCTCCGCCGGGACGACGCGGTAAATCTTTGGGTCGTGCCCCGGGGCCAGGTGTTTGCCACCTCTTATGAAGATGCGGACTTTTTCGCCAAGGAAATGGATCATTCTTATCGGGAAGCCAGCGGGTATCCCGAGAACGCGAAGTTGTGGAAATCGTTCAAACAACGGGCCATTGAGCTGGAGGATCTGATTCGAGACTGA
- the paaC gene encoding 1,2-phenylacetyl-CoA epoxidase subunit PaaC has translation MRVEDAAAARGNEGYRRVLTDFLYQLADDDLVLGHRDSEWLGMAPELEEDVAFSSIAQDEVGHATFYYDLLEALGEGRADDMAFGRSAGERRNALVVERENGDWAETIARHYLYDVWETVRLEALKDSGYLPLAQGAAKIIREERYHGLHMETWFRRLGRAGGEAKERLERGVQALWPELGDLFTFGSGEKLLVAHEILPVDPAVLYLRWEERVRPVMEAATLAWPGTPGRPEKSGREGSHTQALEQLLDAMGEVYRMDPAATW, from the coding sequence ATGAGGGTGGAGGATGCCGCCGCGGCGCGCGGGAATGAGGGATACCGCCGGGTGTTGACAGATTTTTTGTATCAATTGGCAGACGATGATCTGGTGCTGGGTCATCGGGATTCGGAGTGGCTGGGCATGGCGCCGGAACTGGAGGAGGATGTGGCTTTCAGTTCTATCGCCCAGGACGAGGTCGGCCACGCCACCTTTTATTATGATTTGCTGGAGGCCCTGGGGGAGGGCCGGGCGGACGATATGGCTTTTGGGCGCAGCGCGGGGGAGCGCAGGAACGCGCTGGTGGTGGAGAGAGAAAACGGCGATTGGGCCGAAACCATTGCCAGGCATTATCTCTATGACGTCTGGGAAACGGTGCGCCTGGAGGCCTTGAAGGACTCCGGCTACTTACCCCTGGCCCAAGGGGCCGCGAAGATCATCCGGGAAGAGCGGTACCACGGGCTTCACATGGAGACGTGGTTCCGGCGTTTGGGCCGGGCGGGCGGTGAAGCGAAGGAGCGCTTGGAGCGGGGGGTCCAAGCCCTGTGGCCGGAACTGGGGGATCTGTTTACCTTCGGCTCCGGTGAAAAGTTGCTCGTTGCCCATGAAATTCTCCCGGTGGACCCCGCCGTCCTTTATCTCCGTTGGGAGGAGCGGGTGCGCCCGGTGATGGAGGCGGCGACCCTGGCCTGGCCGGGAACGCCCGGACGGCCGGAGAAGAGCGGTCGGGAGGGGAGCCACACCCAGGCTCTGGAGCAGCTCCTTGACGCGATGGGCGAAGTGTACCGGATGGATCCG